The following proteins come from a genomic window of Phycisphaeraceae bacterium:
- the pyrF gene encoding orotidine-5'-phosphate decarboxylase: MSKVNRRRFTIESFADRLTAKCREKGSPVCVGIDPVWERLPSSVRAKHRDADDSPHAGIRLAAIHEYCSGVLHAVAPHAACIKLQSACFERYLWPGVQLYHTLVNEAANLGLLIIGDAKRGDIGISAEHYAAGCLTDAPFADLDEPAAPDALTINAYLGDDSIQPFIDAARAHQKGLFALVRTSNPGGDAIQTLQLADGRSVADAVAALIARLGDQPGNIGQSGFSLLGAVVGATKAEDARRLRELMPHQIFLVPGFGAQGGKADDVRACFNADGHGAIITASRSVLYAYEKPATDDWMGAIEAAAVKMKAEISALL, translated from the coding sequence GTGTCGAAAGTTAATCGCAGGAGATTTACCATCGAATCATTCGCCGACCGTCTGACGGCCAAGTGTCGCGAGAAGGGATCGCCGGTCTGTGTCGGCATCGACCCCGTCTGGGAACGTCTGCCTTCATCTGTTCGCGCCAAACATCGGGATGCGGATGACTCACCTCATGCGGGCATCCGACTTGCCGCCATTCATGAGTATTGTTCCGGCGTTCTCCATGCCGTCGCTCCTCATGCGGCCTGCATCAAACTCCAGTCCGCCTGTTTTGAGCGTTATCTTTGGCCGGGAGTCCAGCTTTACCATACGCTCGTCAACGAAGCCGCCAACCTTGGTCTGCTCATCATCGGAGATGCGAAACGCGGGGACATCGGCATCAGCGCGGAGCATTATGCCGCGGGCTGCCTCACCGATGCGCCGTTTGCCGATCTGGATGAACCTGCTGCGCCCGACGCGTTGACGATCAACGCATACCTGGGTGATGACAGCATTCAGCCATTCATTGATGCTGCTCGCGCTCATCAGAAGGGTCTCTTTGCCCTCGTGCGCACCAGTAATCCCGGCGGTGATGCGATACAGACGCTGCAACTCGCCGATGGTCGCAGTGTCGCTGATGCTGTCGCGGCATTGATCGCCAGGCTTGGAGATCAGCCGGGAAACATCGGGCAGAGTGGTTTCAGCCTGCTTGGTGCAGTGGTCGGCGCAACCAAAGCCGAAGACGCCAGACGACTGCGCGAGCTGATGCCGCATCAGATTTTTCTGGTTCCCGGATTCGGTGCCCAGGGCGGCAAAGCTGATGATGTGCGGGCGTGCTTCAATGCTGATGGCCATGGCGCGATTATCACCGCGAGCCGTTCTGTTCTTTACGCTTACGAAAAGCCGGCGACTGATGACTGGATGGGAGCAATTGAAGCCGCCGCGGTCAAGATGAAAGCCGAAATCAGCGCACTTCTGTAG
- a CDS encoding iron ABC transporter permease, whose amino-acid sequence MTSPGLLPDTKSDGLARTAAILLVLLLILAAISLLRLCVGTQDFGWPGDDSVLELRRLRMFSAIVVGSSLAVSGVALQALLRNPLAEPFILGLSTGAGVGVMAQLALGYYIHRHMGATQIGATLGAGVTMLVVFIASRRRGTIDPIGLLLVGVVLSTISGAFIMILQQLVPGGAVQDVARWMLGYIEEGLDRWVYLAVTGVAGLSIITMLIWGQAMDAATFSEVEAESLGVPLRALRVILFVVSTVLAAGAVVLAGPISFVGLIAPHVARLLLGPSHRALIVAAAMIGAVLILGADMASSILAYKLHIGRLPMGIFTALIGGPAFLWMLRPQLGRGVES is encoded by the coding sequence ATGACGTCACCCGGCCTGCTCCCTGACACAAAGTCCGACGGGCTGGCGCGCACCGCGGCGATTCTTCTGGTGCTGCTGCTGATACTGGCAGCCATCTCCCTCCTGCGCCTCTGTGTGGGTACTCAGGATTTCGGCTGGCCGGGAGATGATTCCGTCCTGGAGCTGCGCCGCCTCCGGATGTTTTCGGCCATCGTTGTTGGATCGTCGCTGGCGGTGAGCGGCGTTGCCCTTCAGGCGTTGTTGCGCAATCCACTGGCGGAGCCATTCATCCTCGGTCTTTCCACGGGAGCTGGTGTGGGGGTCATGGCGCAGCTTGCGCTGGGGTATTACATTCATCGTCATATGGGGGCCACACAGATCGGCGCCACGCTAGGGGCCGGCGTCACCATGCTTGTCGTCTTTATCGCAAGTCGCAGACGCGGCACGATTGATCCAATCGGTTTGTTACTCGTGGGTGTCGTGCTCAGCACGATCAGCGGCGCGTTCATCATGATCCTCCAGCAACTCGTCCCCGGTGGGGCGGTGCAGGATGTGGCGCGATGGATGCTGGGATATATCGAGGAAGGACTCGACCGTTGGGTGTACCTGGCGGTCACTGGAGTTGCGGGGCTATCCATCATCACCATGCTGATCTGGGGGCAGGCGATGGATGCTGCAACCTTTTCCGAGGTTGAGGCGGAGAGCCTCGGTGTTCCGCTGCGGGCGTTGCGCGTCATTCTGTTTGTCGTTTCCACAGTGCTTGCCGCGGGAGCCGTGGTGCTGGCCGGCCCCATTTCGTTTGTCGGGCTTATCGCCCCGCATGTCGCCAGACTGCTGCTTGGGCCGTCGCATCGCGCGTTGATCGTAGCTGCGGCCATGATCGGTGCCGTGTTAATTCTCGGAGCGGATATGGCCAGCTCGATTCTTGCGTATAAACTTCACATTGGACGCCTGCCTATGGGTATCTTTACTGCTCTGATTGGTGGGCCAGCCTTTTTGTGGATGCTTCGACCGCAACTCGGTCGTGGTGTCGAAAGTTAA
- a CDS encoding ABC transporter substrate-binding protein: MTTMLMRFRALTLLLPLIGILMLAGCDQPPDEVMTEDMEITPTVEPVRIISLAPALTQMLIDLGEKAAIVGVAENDNVAPADIPKVGNFLDIDSEAVIRLRPTVVVMMTGKDGVPPRLRELADKEKFDLLSYPSPNNTSEVANILYREEVIPTTQPDEPSLGYHFQITETAQNVKYKLLMDLAKLSDFTSGVEPKPRVLALISTTELGGSGPHTILDELIKRAGGINVLKDEKLGYVTLDREMVLGLKPDVILIVSPGASALGSIDTDSRLSNLKGLDVPAVTHGRIHLINDPAAMLPSTTIGRVSVAIAKAIHPELAAQIDHAMAANAATAPSEKQPHHDVTRPAP, encoded by the coding sequence ATGACGACTATGTTGATGCGATTCCGGGCACTTACTCTGCTTCTGCCGTTGATCGGCATCCTGATGCTGGCTGGCTGCGATCAGCCGCCTGATGAAGTGATGACGGAGGATATGGAGATCACGCCGACTGTCGAGCCGGTGCGGATCATCAGCCTTGCGCCGGCACTGACGCAAATGTTGATTGATCTTGGTGAGAAAGCAGCCATCGTCGGAGTAGCGGAGAACGACAATGTCGCGCCTGCCGACATACCCAAGGTCGGCAATTTTCTGGATATCGACTCCGAGGCGGTCATTCGACTCCGACCGACAGTCGTAGTGATGATGACGGGCAAGGATGGCGTGCCGCCTCGTCTGCGCGAACTGGCGGACAAGGAGAAGTTCGATCTTCTCTCCTATCCCTCTCCGAATAACACCAGCGAGGTTGCCAACATTCTTTACCGAGAGGAAGTAATACCGACCACGCAGCCGGATGAGCCGAGCCTTGGTTATCACTTCCAGATCACGGAAACGGCTCAGAACGTCAAATATAAGTTGCTCATGGATCTCGCCAAGCTGAGTGACTTTACCTCAGGGGTTGAACCCAAGCCTCGCGTGCTCGCACTGATCAGCACAACAGAGCTTGGAGGCAGCGGACCTCACACCATCCTTGATGAACTCATCAAGCGGGCTGGCGGTATCAATGTGCTCAAAGACGAAAAACTTGGTTACGTCACGCTCGACCGTGAGATGGTGCTGGGGCTTAAGCCGGACGTGATTCTCATCGTTTCTCCCGGCGCGTCGGCTCTAGGCTCCATTGATACCGACAGTCGGCTTTCCAACCTGAAAGGGCTCGATGTACCGGCTGTAACTCACGGTCGAATTCATCTGATCAACGATCCCGCTGCGATGTTGCCCAGCACAACCATTGGTCGTGTATCGGTGGCGATCGCCAAAGCCATTCACCCTGAGCTTGCAGCTCAGATTGACCATGCGATGGCGGCCAATGCCGCAACCGCGCCGTCTGAAAAGCAGCCACACCATGACGTCACCCGGCCTGCTCCCTGA
- a CDS encoding MFS transporter has translation MKTGLSNAERVQKLPWALAGDTANIVHFYLALSGTILLLFLDKLGLDKKQIGVVISIFPFIDILALFVLPWAARVGYKRVFLWFWGGRKVILASLIAAPWIKAHYGTQVTFIFAITIIVLFSICRSTAVSAQSSWSHEFIPATIRGKYTAVQSILTVLAGTATTAAVGWMLASDAPLTRFQILFTIAAFFGFASTLFYSRVPDGEPQPNLEKEHGRWGQILSASKDRRLWTFEIGTMWVTFGWLAMASFLPLFYRQQANLKANQIFFLDSIYLAAGLLSCFLWGWAADRYGGKPVMILNLMLMSIYPIGLLLLPLNSNLTFTLAVILIFVVGLVTPGWTIGYGRYFYVNLVPQENRTGYIAIHSAIVGLSSGIVPLATGAVLDLDSVKNLMGTLGPIHIHAWTPLFFVCLSGLGLGVWTLSRMPVSGGIETSRFVSMFFQGSPLTALQAMIAYHQFTGQEPQRVATIERLGQSRSPFSVNELVEGLRDPSFNVRYEAVISIARTAPHHRLTESLIEVMEGTDTDLSLMAAWGLGRMGDPAAINSLRKALDGNSRLLRARAARALAMLRDQDSGPRIFQLFRDEQDIHARLSFAAALGSLDRTEALPDLLAFLRGLEIERYRREAALAVATILGDDERAVRLWRRMTEDPGDALAGVVLGLRRQLSRLVSNAQTHNPTLEHVIVRTANYFGNGDMQRGVSELRVLAGAVENGVFRSAVKIVLADAVDAIDQFGETRMEYVILAVHCMHIGVEESA, from the coding sequence ATGAAGACCGGACTATCCAACGCGGAACGAGTGCAGAAGTTGCCATGGGCACTGGCGGGCGATACTGCCAACATCGTCCACTTTTATCTAGCCCTTTCCGGCACGATTCTGCTGCTATTTCTCGATAAGCTCGGACTGGATAAAAAACAGATCGGCGTCGTGATCTCGATTTTTCCTTTTATCGATATTCTTGCGCTCTTCGTTCTGCCATGGGCCGCAAGAGTCGGTTACAAGCGTGTCTTTCTCTGGTTTTGGGGTGGGCGAAAGGTCATTCTCGCGAGCTTAATCGCGGCACCGTGGATTAAGGCCCACTACGGTACGCAGGTCACTTTTATTTTCGCCATCACGATCATCGTGCTTTTTTCCATCTGTCGATCGACCGCGGTCAGTGCGCAGAGTTCCTGGTCGCATGAGTTCATCCCTGCCACGATACGAGGCAAGTACACCGCGGTGCAGAGTATTCTGACCGTGTTGGCCGGCACCGCCACGACTGCGGCGGTCGGCTGGATGCTGGCCAGCGACGCACCACTGACTCGGTTTCAGATTCTTTTCACCATTGCAGCTTTCTTTGGCTTCGCCTCCACGCTGTTTTACAGCCGCGTCCCCGACGGCGAACCCCAACCAAACCTGGAAAAAGAGCATGGCCGCTGGGGACAAATCCTCAGTGCCTCGAAAGACCGTCGCCTGTGGACGTTCGAGATCGGAACCATGTGGGTGACGTTCGGCTGGCTGGCGATGGCGTCGTTCCTCCCGTTGTTCTACAGGCAGCAAGCCAACCTCAAAGCCAACCAGATTTTTTTCCTTGACTCAATCTATCTGGCTGCGGGGTTGCTGTCGTGCTTCCTCTGGGGCTGGGCAGCGGATCGTTACGGCGGCAAGCCGGTGATGATCCTGAACCTCATGTTGATGTCGATTTACCCGATAGGGCTGCTCCTGCTGCCGCTCAACAGCAATCTCACATTTACACTTGCAGTCATTCTGATTTTTGTTGTCGGTCTGGTTACACCAGGCTGGACAATCGGCTACGGTCGATACTTTTACGTCAACCTCGTGCCCCAGGAAAACCGTACCGGCTACATCGCCATTCACTCCGCGATCGTCGGCCTGAGCAGCGGTATCGTGCCCTTGGCCACCGGTGCCGTCCTCGATCTCGATTCGGTAAAAAATCTCATGGGAACTCTGGGGCCGATTCATATTCATGCCTGGACGCCTCTGTTCTTCGTATGTCTGAGCGGACTAGGACTTGGGGTCTGGACGCTGAGCCGCATGCCCGTATCAGGCGGAATCGAGACATCGCGATTCGTATCCATGTTCTTCCAGGGAAGTCCCTTGACCGCGCTGCAGGCGATGATCGCCTACCACCAATTCACCGGGCAGGAACCACAACGTGTCGCAACGATCGAGCGTCTCGGCCAATCACGCAGCCCCTTCTCCGTCAACGAACTCGTTGAAGGTCTGCGCGATCCGAGCTTCAACGTGCGCTATGAGGCTGTCATCTCCATCGCCCGTACCGCGCCGCACCATAGGCTCACCGAATCGCTCATCGAGGTCATGGAGGGTACTGACACCGACTTATCGCTGATGGCTGCATGGGGGCTGGGACGAATGGGTGATCCGGCGGCGATCAACTCCCTGCGCAAAGCACTCGACGGCAACTCGCGATTGCTCCGCGCTCGGGCTGCACGCGCACTGGCGATGCTGAGGGATCAAGACTCCGGCCCGCGAATATTTCAACTTTTCCGTGATGAGCAGGACATTCATGCGCGACTGAGCTTTGCTGCGGCACTCGGATCGCTTGATCGCACCGAAGCTCTGCCCGATCTCCTGGCTTTTCTCCGCGGACTTGAAATCGAGCGGTATCGGCGTGAGGCGGCACTGGCGGTCGCGACGATCCTCGGCGATGACGAACGAGCGGTTCGCCTTTGGCGTCGAATGACCGAAGATCCCGGTGATGCTCTGGCGGGCGTCGTACTGGGACTTCGGCGGCAGCTTTCCCGCCTCGTGAGTAACGCACAGACGCATAATCCCACTCTCGAACACGTCATCGTGCGAACCGCCAATTACTTCGGGAATGGCGATATGCAGCGAGGCGTTTCGGAGCTTCGTGTTCTGGCCGGAGCGGTAGAAAATGGGGTGTTCCGCTCCGCGGTCAAAATCGTTCTAGCCGATGCCGTGGACGCCATTGATCAATTTGGTGAAACACGAATGGAATACGTCATCCTCGCAGTTCACTGCATGCACATCGGCGTCGAAGAATCGGCGTAA
- the lipA gene encoding lipoyl synthase, with protein sequence MPVSLSHLIIDNAGRDYIRRRKPDWLRARLPGGAGYQRLRSIIDEHRLHTVCESAKCPNMGECWSRGTATIMILGDVCTRSCGFCHIATGKPPEYDTDEPRRVAKTVALMRLRHIVITSVNRDELPDGGAALWAETIRRTREASPGTSIEVLIPDFCGNWDALQLVIDEKPEILNHNMETVRRLYRVVRPQAKYDRSIELLRRGKEQGLTTKTGIMVGIGETDDEVEEVMRDIVERSSCDILSVGQYLQPTRDHLPITRWVTPAQFAHYKEYGEALGFRHVESGPLVRSSYHAEDQALHLNDV encoded by the coding sequence ATGCCCGTATCACTTTCACACCTGATTATTGATAACGCAGGCCGCGACTACATTCGCCGCCGCAAACCGGACTGGCTGCGCGCCCGACTTCCCGGCGGCGCGGGTTACCAACGATTACGCTCGATCATTGATGAGCATCGGTTGCACACCGTCTGCGAATCAGCCAAGTGTCCGAATATGGGCGAGTGCTGGTCGCGTGGTACCGCCACGATCATGATCCTCGGTGACGTGTGTACGAGGTCGTGCGGATTCTGCCATATCGCGACCGGTAAGCCTCCCGAATATGACACGGATGAGCCTCGCCGCGTTGCCAAGACGGTTGCCCTCATGCGGCTGCGACACATCGTGATCACCAGCGTGAATCGTGACGAGCTTCCTGACGGCGGGGCGGCCCTGTGGGCGGAGACGATCCGTCGCACACGGGAGGCGTCGCCCGGTACCAGCATCGAAGTGCTGATTCCCGACTTCTGCGGAAACTGGGACGCACTTCAACTGGTGATTGACGAAAAGCCGGAAATACTCAACCACAACATGGAAACGGTTCGCCGCCTCTACCGCGTTGTTCGCCCGCAGGCGAAATACGATCGCTCGATCGAATTACTTCGCCGGGGGAAAGAACAGGGGCTGACCACTAAGACGGGAATCATGGTTGGTATCGGCGAGACCGACGACGAGGTGGAAGAGGTCATGCGCGATATCGTTGAGCGATCAAGCTGCGACATTCTGAGCGTGGGGCAGTACCTCCAGCCGACCCGCGATCATCTACCCATCACCCGCTGGGTGACGCCCGCCCAGTTTGCCCATTACAAGGAATACGGCGAGGCGCTTGGTTTTCGTCATGTCGAGTCCGGCCCGCTGGTTCGATCAAGCTACCACGCTGAGGACCAGGCTCTGCATTTGAATGACGTGTGA
- a CDS encoding HEAT repeat domain-containing protein: protein MLRGLAALTVTLLAINGCAPPASQGTLDSDNPAAKLYAVRKAGEAGDKSAIPKLVEALDNDDPAVRMMAIHALEKITGERLGFNPYGSVNERRECVDAWEQAVRDGRFGLNPAVSQPSAQSKPSS from the coding sequence ATGCTGCGTGGCTTGGCCGCCCTCACAGTGACGTTGCTCGCCATCAACGGCTGCGCACCACCCGCCAGCCAGGGCACACTCGATTCCGACAACCCTGCCGCCAAACTCTACGCCGTGCGCAAAGCGGGTGAAGCAGGTGACAAGTCCGCCATCCCCAAATTAGTAGAAGCCCTCGACAACGATGATCCCGCCGTCCGCATGATGGCAATCCATGCCCTAGAAAAAATCACAGGAGAACGGCTGGGATTCAATCCCTACGGCAGCGTGAACGAACGCCGTGAGTGCGTGGATGCGTGGGAACAGGCTGTCCGTGACGGCCGTTTCGGGCTGAACCCCGCCGTTTCTCAGCCGTCCGCTCAAAGCAAGCCGTCGTCATAG
- a CDS encoding ATP-binding protein, with amino-acid sequence MPESADITICILSQARYLSVVRAAIEAAALRMGLDEEQAGKVTLAADEAMTNVIRHGYKGEKNRPIWVRITPVTRDGASGMEIIIDDECTGVDLTRIKGRALEEVRPGGLGVHIITGVMDEVEYLARPGGKGIRLRMLKLAKPAVTAMTKI; translated from the coding sequence ATGCCAGAATCCGCTGATATCACGATCTGCATATTGAGCCAGGCTCGGTATCTCTCGGTCGTCCGGGCAGCGATAGAGGCTGCTGCATTGCGCATGGGGTTGGATGAAGAACAGGCAGGCAAAGTGACCCTGGCTGCCGACGAAGCGATGACCAATGTCATCCGACACGGCTACAAAGGAGAGAAGAACCGGCCGATCTGGGTGCGGATCACGCCTGTAACGCGCGACGGTGCGTCGGGTATGGAAATCATCATTGACGACGAATGCACAGGTGTGGACCTAACGAGAATCAAGGGACGCGCATTGGAGGAGGTTCGTCCGGGCGGACTGGGTGTTCACATCATCACGGGGGTCATGGATGAAGTGGAATACCTGGCGCGACCCGGCGGCAAGGGAATCCGCCTGAGAATGCTCAAGCTGGCTAAACCAGCCGTCACAGCCATGACGAAAATCTGA
- a CDS encoding STAS domain-containing protein, translated as MAKSDVIITKQQPLDDGMMVSIHGEIDFSRSPDLRSELLTLLGNKPGRMVLDLSGVPYMDSSGVATLVEVLQIQRKASSKLVLCGLQPKVRGIFEIARLNLVFTIVDNCDTAAKA; from the coding sequence ATGGCGAAGTCGGACGTAATCATCACCAAGCAGCAACCGCTGGATGACGGCATGATGGTCAGCATCCACGGCGAAATTGATTTCAGTCGATCACCCGATCTGCGCAGCGAACTTCTGACTCTGCTGGGCAATAAGCCCGGTCGGATGGTGCTCGATCTTTCCGGCGTCCCCTACATGGACAGCTCAGGTGTGGCGACACTCGTCGAGGTACTGCAAATCCAGCGCAAAGCCAGCAGTAAGCTCGTCCTCTGCGGTCTCCAGCCCAAGGTGCGAGGAATCTTCGAGATCGCCCGCCTTAATCTGGTCTTTACGATCGTGGATAACTGCGACACCGCAGCCAAAGCCTGA
- a CDS encoding ABC transporter permease: MSQADVHDAAHAPHRSGAIIRGLNALGRPVVNGIAYIGGLATLLSQTGGWIYRSMILRQVRVGRPAIYSQMVRLGVRSVGVICLVSACIGLILAFQMAPPLAEYGQTEKVANIVGIAVFRELGPLISAIVLTGFAGASVAAEIGTMVVGEEVEALQAHALNPIRFLVVPRVLATIVALLVLCVLGDMVAVISGWITGVMVLDIPSKVYISNTIEQLDLADFLTGLWKAGVFGGIIGGIACYNGLKVEGGAAGVGRATTNTVVHSIVSIIFTDMLFTIVFYKLGWT, translated from the coding sequence ATGTCCCAAGCTGACGTACACGATGCAGCTCATGCGCCTCATCGTTCCGGCGCGATCATTCGCGGGCTCAACGCGCTTGGCAGGCCGGTGGTCAATGGGATCGCGTACATCGGGGGTTTGGCGACGTTGCTTTCGCAGACGGGCGGGTGGATCTACCGGAGCATGATTCTCCGTCAGGTCCGCGTCGGACGACCGGCGATTTACTCACAAATGGTCCGGCTTGGCGTGCGATCCGTCGGCGTCATCTGCCTCGTCAGCGCGTGCATCGGCCTCATCCTCGCCTTTCAGATGGCACCACCGCTGGCGGAGTACGGCCAGACGGAAAAGGTCGCCAACATCGTCGGTATTGCCGTATTTCGAGAATTGGGGCCGCTCATCAGCGCGATTGTCCTCACCGGTTTCGCGGGTGCTTCTGTCGCTGCGGAGATCGGCACGATGGTCGTCGGAGAAGAAGTCGAGGCCCTACAAGCTCACGCCCTGAATCCCATCCGCTTTCTCGTCGTGCCTCGTGTGCTGGCTACGATCGTCGCTCTGCTCGTCCTCTGCGTGCTGGGGGATATGGTGGCTGTCATCAGCGGATGGATCACCGGGGTCATGGTCCTCGATATCCCATCAAAGGTGTATATCAGCAATACGATCGAGCAACTCGACCTTGCTGACTTCCTGACCGGGTTATGGAAGGCCGGCGTCTTCGGAGGCATCATCGGCGGGATCGCCTGCTACAACGGCCTCAAAGTCGAGGGCGGCGCGGCTGGTGTCGGACGAGCTACGACCAACACCGTCGTCCATTCGATTGTGTCGATCATCTTCACGGACATGCTGTTCACGATCGTTTTCTACAAGCTCGGCTGGACGTGA
- a CDS encoding choice-of-anchor N protein has product MTLHSRIATLVAGCALSCSTAAMAVPTLQLDITGGVYDPVSETVVASSNPFILTALVKGDPSTFNFTRDYFVSAAVFPPPDSSGATLGSFNFGGTVVNATADMVYGTPPSEANIAFDANDLSKHGVFPTFFKEFQFNFVPGQTNAPYNSEDDTGDGPLVHPGLGALYYSWVVDVSGLDPGSIVHFDLYNEVVRTGGDIDRDDFAPFSHDAESAPSTGPGTGTPPNPPAIPEPVTAMLGGLALLAAGFGATRRSSR; this is encoded by the coding sequence ATGACATTGCATTCACGCATTGCGACGTTGGTCGCGGGTTGTGCGCTTTCATGCAGCACAGCCGCGATGGCCGTACCGACGCTTCAACTTGATATCACCGGCGGGGTGTACGATCCCGTGTCTGAAACGGTGGTCGCTTCGTCCAATCCGTTCATCCTGACGGCCTTGGTCAAAGGTGATCCTTCCACGTTCAACTTCACACGGGACTATTTCGTTTCCGCCGCGGTTTTTCCCCCGCCGGATTCAAGCGGTGCCACTCTGGGCAGCTTTAACTTTGGCGGCACGGTGGTGAACGCCACCGCCGACATGGTCTATGGCACTCCGCCGAGTGAGGCAAATATTGCGTTCGACGCCAATGACTTGTCCAAGCACGGCGTATTCCCGACGTTTTTCAAGGAGTTTCAGTTTAACTTTGTGCCCGGCCAGACCAATGCACCCTACAACAGCGAAGATGACACCGGCGACGGTCCGCTCGTTCATCCTGGATTGGGTGCTCTGTATTACTCCTGGGTCGTGGATGTTTCAGGGTTAGATCCGGGTAGTATCGTTCACTTTGATCTTTATAACGAAGTCGTCCGTACCGGTGGAGATATCGATCGTGACGATTTTGCTCCGTTCTCTCACGATGCGGAAAGCGCCCCCAGTACTGGTCCGGGGACGGGCACGCCGCCCAACCCACCCGCCATTCCTGAGCCTGTAACAGCGATGCTTGGCGGCTTGGCACTACTCGCCGCCGGCTTTGGCGCAACACGACGCAGCTCCCGCTGA
- a CDS encoding NAD(P)H-hydrate epimerase: METLSREQVRLLDRIAIDELGIPGAVLMENAGSAVAQVVLNQLKRLPSDAITQNRVAVVCGAGNNGGDGYVVARYLHNAGITVEIFPARDPGELRGDALIFATVAARMGLPLRMIRDEQERKAAPNWETYAVVVDALLGTGFTGSLRPHFRAVIESMNIDRRWTTIAVDVPSGLDCDTGMPAEVTVEADTTVTFVSAKRGFGNKAASQYVGQIVVADIGTPPELVFRVRKALP, from the coding sequence ATGGAAACACTCAGCCGCGAACAGGTTCGGTTGCTGGATCGAATCGCCATCGATGAGTTGGGGATTCCCGGTGCTGTGCTGATGGAGAATGCTGGCAGCGCAGTTGCTCAGGTCGTGTTGAATCAGCTCAAGCGATTGCCTTCCGATGCGATTACTCAAAATCGTGTCGCGGTGGTGTGCGGCGCGGGTAATAACGGCGGCGATGGGTACGTCGTAGCCCGTTATCTGCATAACGCGGGAATAACCGTTGAGATTTTTCCCGCTCGTGATCCGGGGGAGCTGCGAGGCGATGCCCTGATATTCGCCACCGTTGCTGCACGAATGGGTTTGCCGTTACGGATGATTCGAGACGAGCAGGAGCGGAAGGCCGCTCCGAACTGGGAAACGTACGCAGTAGTCGTCGATGCCCTGTTGGGAACAGGTTTCACCGGCTCACTCCGCCCGCATTTTCGTGCGGTGATCGAGAGTATGAATATCGATCGTAGATGGACCACCATCGCTGTGGATGTGCCGTCAGGTCTGGATTGTGATACGGGCATGCCGGCGGAAGTGACAGTGGAGGCGGACACCACCGTGACCTTTGTTTCAGCCAAGCGAGGTTTTGGTAACAAAGCGGCGTCACAATATGTGGGACAGATCGTCGTGGCTGATATTGGTACGCCGCCAGAGCTGGTTTTCCGGGTTCGTAAAGCCCTGCCGTAA